Genomic DNA from Penaeus chinensis breed Huanghai No. 1 chromosome 21, ASM1920278v2, whole genome shotgun sequence:
tccggGGAAGGTCCTGCTCAGGATAGCGGAATGGGAAAGGGACTTtgcctagttatatatatatatatatatatatatatatatatatgaatatatatatatgtgtgtgtgtgtgtgtgtgtgtgtgtgtgtgtgtgtgtgtgtgtgtgtgtgtgtgtgtatgtgtgtgtgtgtgtgtgtgtgtgtgtgtgtgtgtgtgtgtgtgtgtgtgtattctctctctctctctctctctctctctctctctctctctctctctctctctctctctctctctctctctctctctctctctctctctctctctctctctggatatatatatacatatctttttcgtgcgtgtgtgtatgcatgtgtttcatacaaacaaacacgtatgcattgtattaataaaaacagaaatatatatttttttttaatccactaAGCAAAATGCAATGGATTCTTAAATCACGTAGAATCCATTTTTTAAGGAAAATATGTGTACTAAAGGTAAACAATTTAAGGCATGACTTATTGAACTGAAAGGAAGAATGGCAAGAGATGTTTATTTCTTCtacattccctttctctcacttttatttaAGTTAGAATTGCCCTTTTACTCAGAGGGTAACGTGTGTTGATAATCGTGGACGCCTAAAccagtgaatatatgaatatctatatgaatacacatatacatgcatacacacacgcaacgaCACaattaaatacagacatacattcatgcacatactGGCGCATACTggtgcacgcgcacacgcacacacacacacacacacacacacacacacacacacacacacacacacacacacacacacacacacacacacacacacatgcgcacacacgcacacacacgcacgcacacacacgcacgcacacacacacgcacaagcacacacatgcacataaacacacgaattcacgcacgcacacaaatacacacacacacatacacacgaactcacccaatcaatcacacacacacacacacacacatacatatatacatacatatatatatatatatatatatatatatatatatatatgtatgtatgtgtgtgtgtgtgtgtgtgtgtatatatatatatatattatatatatatatatatatatatatatatatacatatatatgtacattcatacacacacacacaccacacacacacacatacacaaaggaaaacaaacaaataaaggggGCATCTTGCATAGGCCTTCAAAATTCCCCTAATACGTTTTTTCAATTTGTATTCAGATTACATACTCGCAGAAAGACTATTTATAGCGCGTGGAAACTTTCTAGCAGATTGGTTTATCTGCCTCGGAGTCAGGCAGTGGTTTTGTTTACCTTCGATCAGCTGATGCAAATATAGCAGGCCTAGCAAATAGTGATTGGATGTCAGTGTAGCACTTTTACGAGCATCGGAGCGTCTCACGAAAGACAAACACGTGCTAAACGAGAGAACTGTAAACACAGCGGTTCAGACTAACAGCTGGACGAGATTGAGTCGCGTACTAATgtcgttctcgttctttcttctgcTGCAGCTGGCCCTCGTGCTGGCAGTGGGGCTCGGCAGCGGTCCCGGGGTGCTCGCAGAAGACGCCAGGAAGGACTCCGTTGCCTCTGCCGATACTTCGAAGAGCAAGgagaataaagtaaagaaaagaaaaggtaagttCCTCTCTCTACCGTTGTCTGGCTCTGTgtctattatattttcattcagtctgccaatgtatatttattttctttctttcgttatctgggtcttatatattcatttcacaTTTTGGTTTTGTGTTAGTCATATGGTGTAtataatacgtttatatatgcttCTGGTTCTAATCTATAGCGTATTTCTTCTCAAATCAGCCGACGTGGGCAACATCCCACCGCCGCCGCTGTACCAACTGCCGAACAGCGGCCTGGCAGTGCAGCCTCTCCCCCTGGAGTCTGTCTCGCAGCAGTACGCGCCCCCGCAGACCCAGGTCATTCAGCTACAGCTCTCGCAGCCGAGCACGAGCTACAGCGCCCCCGCGCCGCAGCTCCAAGACACGTACTTCGCCCCCACCGGCCCCCAGGCGAGCAACGCCGGCTCCGGAGGCCTGATCAGCTTCGGGCCCGCTGATGCCGTGAGCGGGCCAGGTGCTGGATACGCGGCGCCAGCTGTGAGCCAGCCCTCTGCTGGTTATTCCGCGCCAGCTGTGAGCAAGCCCTCTAGTGATTATTCCGCGCCAGCTGTGCCCGCACAATCTTACAGTGCGCCAGGCTTAGGCAGCTCTGGTTCCTTGGGAAGCTCCGGCTCCTTCGGGGGATCCGGCTCCTTCGGGGGATCCGGCTCCTTCGGGGGATCCGGCTCCTTCGGGGGATCCGGCTCCTTCGGGGGATCCGGCTCCTTCGGGGGGTCCGGCTCCTTCGGAAGCTTAGGTGGCGGAGGCAGCGGCCTCGGCCAGAGTTACAGCGCGCCAACTGGTCCCAGTCAGTCTTACGATGTGCCATCTGTTCCTAGTCAGTCTTACGACACTCCATCTGTCCCAAGCCAGTCATATGACACGCCATCTGTCCCCAGTCAATCTTATGACACGCCATCTGTCCCCAGTCAATCTTATGACACGCCATCTGTCCCCAGTCAATCTTATGACACGCCGTCTGTCCCCAGTCAATCTTATGACACGCCGTCTGTCCCCAGTCAATCTTATGACACGCCGTCTGTCCCCAGTCAATCTTATGACACGCCGTCTGTCCCCAGTCTATCTTATGACACGCCGTCTGTCCCCAGTCAATCTTACGACACACCATCTATTCCAAGTCAGTCTTATGACACCCCATCTGTCCCAAGTCAGTCTTATGACACACCATCTGTCCCCAGCCAGTCTTACGACACGCCATCTGTCCCAAGCCAGTCTTATGACACGCCATCTGTCCCCAGCCAGTCTTACAATGCCCCGTCTGCCGGAAGAGATTTTGGAGGTCATGCAGGTGGAGGCGCcgtcggaggaggaggtggaagttcCTACAGCGCTCCTGAAGCACCGAGCTCCTCCTACAGCGCGCCCATTAGTGGAGGAGGTTTAGGTGGAGGAATAGAcctaggaggaggtggaggaggaggaggatatgcaggcggcggtggaggaggaggaggaggaggaggaggtcatggAGGTATTGGCattagtggaggtggaggaggagggtatggAGGTGCGGGTGGAGGAATAAGtattggtggaggaggtggagggtatGGAGGtgcgggtggaggaggaagtggaggaataagCATCGGTGGGGGAGGAcatggaggcggaggcggaggaggaggagtaggatatgGAGGAGGCGGTTCTGTTGGAGGAGgacatggtggaggaggaggtgtaggaggaggaggatatggaggaggcggttctcttggaggaggaggtggaggaggaggaggatatggaggaggcgGTTCTGTTGGAGGAGgacatggtggaggaggaggtgtaggaggaggaggatatggaggaggcggttctcttggaggaggaggtggaggaggaggaggatatggaggaggcgGTTCTGTTGGAGGAGgacatggtggaggaggaggtgtaggaggaggaggatatggaggagggggttctcttggaggaggaggtggaggaggaggaggatatggaggaggcgGTTCTGTTGGAGGAGGacatggaggcggaggaggtgctGGAGGTGGATATGGGGGAGCTGGTGGAGGAATAAGTatcggtggaggtggaggaggagggtatggaggaggcgggggaggtggaggcggatATGGTGGAGGCAGCTCAAtcgggggaagtggaggtgggtaTGGAGGGGCttctggtggaggtggaggaggccatGGAGGAATTAGTattggtggaggaagtggaggaggatatggaggtgCAGGTGGCGGAGGCGGAcatggcggaggaggggaggagccggaggaggaggaggcggaggctatggaggaggaggaggcggaggaggccacggaggaggaggaggcggaggcggaggctatGGAGGAGGCGCGGGTTCAGGCGGAGGGTTCGGAGGAGGAGGTTCCATCGGCGTGTCCCTCCCTTCGAGCTCTTACGGCGCCCCCGAAGTCCCTAGCACTTCCTACGGCGCTCCAGAGATCCCAGACACTTCCTACGGTGCCCCTGAAGTCCCTAGTTCCTCATACGGTGCTCCTGAAGTCCCTAGTTCCTCTTATGGAGCCCCTGAAGTCCCTAGTTCCTCTTATGGAGCCCCTGAAGTCCCTAGTTCCTCTTATGGAGCCCCTGAAGTCCCTAGTTCTTCTTACGGCGCTCCTGAAGTCCCTAGTTCCTCTTATGGCGCTCCTGAAGTCCCTAGTTCCTCTTATGGCGCTCCTGAAGTCCCTAGTTCCTCTTATGGCGCCCCTGAAGTCCCTAGTTCTTCCTACGGCGCTCCTGAAGTCCCTAGCTCCTCTTATGGCGCCCCTGAGACCCCGAGTTCCTCCTACGGCGctccagcaggaggaggaggaggaggaggtggtggattcTCCTCGAACTTCGAAGTAGTCCACCTTGACGGCGACGGAGGGGATTCTCATGGTGGAGGtcatgggggtggaggaggaggtcatggaggcggtggtggaggaggagggtatggtggaggaggtggaggtggacatggaggcggcggaggccacggtggaggtggaggaggaggatatggtggaggaggaggtggaggtggacatggaggcggcggaggccacggaggaggacatggaggcggcggaggaggaggtggatatggtggaggtggtggaggtggacatGGAGGCGGTGCAGGccacggtggaggtggaggaggaggatatggtggaggagaagtaggaggtggTCACGGAGGAGGacatggaggcggaggaggaggaggagggtatggtggaggtggtggaggtggacatggaggcggaggaggccacggtggaggtggaggaggaggatatggtggaggaggaggaggagggggacatgGAGGCGGTGGAGgtcatgggggaggaggaggaggaggctatggaggcggcgCAGTAGCTGGCggccacggaggaggaggaggaggaggaggctatggaggaggaggaggaggaggccacggaggaggaggaggaggaggaggaggctacggCGGCGGCGGGGGCTACGTGCTCGTCCGGAGGCCACGCCCCCGTCCCTTCAAAAAGTTCTTCGACAAGTTCAAAGGTCTCTTCAAGGGTTAACGAAAGCCCGGCGATAGCGTCGAAGTAAAACCGTGACTAATCCTGTACAGCTTTTTGTATCTCGTGTATATAACGATGTTgccttttgttgtttcttttcgcttgtaatatttgcatatatatatattttgtaaaacacTTTGTTTAATAAAACTCTTGTACGTTaagcttgttttttttatgaagtacGACGCACGGTGGGTCTCGtgtgataaaagaaaatgaaagaagaatggggaaagacagacagacagatagacattgacagggataaaataaagagaagaaagagaacagaaatatagaaaaaaaaaaaatctgcagacGCCGAAAGAGGtgaacaaagagaagaaacaaacaaacaaaagggaaAGTAGGAAAGACGTAAGTTTgattaaaaaagacaaaagaacaagaaaaaaattaacgTAATGGAAAAAgatctctctgcctttcctttttctAAAAATGCacttacatttctttttcttttttttacgtcatGTTCTAAGTACcttgagaaaaagaatgaaacataaatatatatatacatatatatatatatatatatatatatatatatatatatatatatattagactacTACCGTATAGCGAATGCAGGTCGCTAACCATTGGTCATTGTGATCAAGCGGCTGTTAGAAAAATTTC
This window encodes:
- the LOC125036398 gene encoding leucine-rich repeat extensin-like protein 5, producing MNGRCLGLLALVLAVGLGSGPGVLAEDARKDSVASADTSKSKENKVKKRKADVGNIPPPPLYQLPNSGLAVQPLPLESVSQQYAPPQTQVIQLQLSQPSTSYSAPAPQLQDTYFAPTGPQASNAGSGGLISFGPADAVSGPGAGYAAPAVSQPSAGYSAPAVSKPSSDYSAPAVPAQSYSAPGLGSSGSLGSSGSFGGSGSFGGSGSFGGSGSFGGSGSFGGSGSFGGSGSFGSLGGGGSGLGQSYSAPTGPSQSYDVPSVPSQSYDTPSVPSQSYDTPSVPSQSYDTPSVPSQSYDTPSVPSQSYDTPSVPSQSYDTPSVPSQSYDTPSVPSQSYDTPSVPSLSYDTPSVPSQSYDTPSIPSQSYDTPSVPSQSYDTPSVPSQSYDTPSVPSQSYDTPSVPSQSYNAPSAGRDFGGHAGGGAVGGGGGSSYSAPEAPSSSYSAPISGGGLGGGIDLGGVPSTSYGAPEIPDTSYGAPEVPSSSYGAPEVPSSSYGAPEVPSSSYGAPEVPSSSYGAPEVPSSSYGAPEVPSSSYGAPEVPSSSYGAPEVPSSSYGAPEVPSSSYGAPEVPSSSYGAPETPSSSYGAPAGGGGGGGGGFSSNFEVVHLDGDGGDSHGGVSDRRTAAVLRTQKDCCLWENVRLLGKQAHAGTRRGAGDLRDAASVGRQEASEDAFKPRAICQPSWSGSKLPTPQLQTILERSNACLGLITGVRTRSPNHLGRRLYHLRSVRTSWGILTRLRRLLERKGITFTFADYPFVREEPQTARKRMSQ